The sequence TTTCTAAGTGCTGTAGTCACGGAGGCTATGGGGTTACCAATTACGTAGACCATGAGAAGTCCCACTACGAGTACTGACACTACTGGGATCACAAAGATGATGTAGAGACCACTTAGGTATTCGGGAACCTTCACCTTCTTCAGGTAGTCCACAAGGTATCCGGCAAGGTATCCTGCCACAATACCTCCAAGGAATCCTGCACCCATGTCTACTGCCAGGAAGCCGCCTATCATACCTGGGGCGAGTCCTGGCTTGTCTGCAATTGAGTACGCTATGTACCCGGCCAGTACCGGAACAAACAGCTTAAACGCTGCACCGCCACCGATCTTCATGAGTGCCCATGCAAGTGTTCCTTCTTTCTCAAACGCGTGGATGCCAAAGACGAAGGATAGTGCTATCAGCACACCTCCTGCCACGACGAAGGGTATCATAAACGATACTCCCGTTAGGAGATGTCTATACGCCCCGCTTACTGAAGATACCGGAATTATATCCTTACTGGAACTCTTCCGGGCTTCGTCTGATTTTTTAGGCACCTTCTGGGCAGTTTCTTTCTTGTGGGCCCTCTCCTCCTTGGCGAGCTCAATAGCCCTCTGAAGAACGGCCTCAGCATTTTTTATGGCTTCCTGGAGTGGGACTTCCACTATTGGTTTGCCCTTGAAGCGAGAAAGATCCACTTTCGTTGCGGCAGCTACTATCACAGCGTCTGCTTCTTCAATGTCCTTCTTTGAAAGTTGGTTTTCGGCTCCCCTTGCTCCCTGGGTCTCAACTTTAATCTCGACGCCCAGTTTCTTGGCGGCGTTCTCCAAAGCCTCTGCCGCCATATAGGTGTGGGCTATTCCAGTCGGGCAGGCCGTTGTGGCCACAATTTTTATTTTTCGATTTTCCTCTTCCGGCATCTTTCCACCACCTCAACACCTTCGATTGGATAAACAAATTCGCGTTATCCCTCAATGTTCTTGCTCAAAATCTCCACAATCTCGTGGGGGCTTTTTGCCTTCATCAGGGCCTCCCTAAACTCCTCGTGGACAAGCCGTCTGGAGAGCGAGCTCAGTATTTTCAGGTGAAGATCCGGCGCATTCTCTGGAACCCCTATCAAGAACACCAAGTGCACAGGCTTACCGTCTATGGCCTCAAAATCAACGCCTTTGGTCGATTTTCCGATTGCCACAGTGGGGGTTACAACGGCAGAGCTTTTGGCGTGAGGTATCGCAATACCAAATCCCACCCCTGTTGGTGTCACCTGCTCTCTTGCCCATACATCTTCGAAAAACTTCTCCTTGTCTTTCACAACGCCGTGTTCGTAGAGCAACTCAATTAGCTCCATTATAACTTCCTTCTTGTTGCTTCCCTCTAGTTCCATTTTGATTAGCTCTTCTCGGAATAGTTCTTTGACCTCAGTCATTGTTTATCTCACCTCTGTAATCTTAATCCTCGGAAGCAATGTCCGAAAAACTTCCAAGTCAATTGGGCCGGTATCCTCCAACATCAGTGAAGCAGAAGCGGTAGCCGTTGCAATCTTGATTGCATCAGCAATATCAAGCCCTTTTTCGAAACCATAAGCAAAGCCAGCTACCAATGCATCTCCTGCACCTACAGGAGTTTTTACATCTTCAATGTAAAGAGGCTCAGCGTAGTATGCTGCTTCGGGAGTTATTGTAACACTTCCCCGCGCTCCCATTGAAACACAGATAACACTTATTCCATATTCCTCTATCAGCTTTTTAGCGGCGGCGACGATCTCATCGATTTCTTTAAGATCCCTCCCGAGCAGTTGGGAAAATTCTTGAAGATTAGGTTTTATCATAAAAGGAGAGGCTTCAATGCCTTGTTTTAATGCTTCCCCACTTGCATCAAGGATCACTCTCGTATTTTCTCTGATTTCTGTGATAATCTCCTTGTAAGCGGAAGCGGACAATCCTCTGGGCAGAGAACCAGACAAGACCGTGACATCTGCTTGTTTGGAATATTGAGAAATCTTTTGCTTCAAGACTTCAAATAGTTGATGATCGACGTCGGGCCCTCTTTCATTAATCTCAGTAAGTTGTCCAGTACTTGTTTCTATCAGTTTTATGTTCTCACGAACATTCACGTTGGGGATAATCACAAAATCATATTTTATTCCCAAAGATGAAAGATAGTCCTCAAACACATGCTTGCTTTTCTCTCCAATAAACCCCACGACTGCAACTTCTGCCCCAAGTGCCCGAGCGTTTTTGGCGACGTTGATACCTTTTCCTCCAATGTTCCTACTGACATCTACAGCCCTGTTGGTTGCTCCTAGTTTTAGTTCCTCAACAAAAAGAGTCTTGTCAATAGCCGGGTTCATTGCAACAGTAAGTATCACCCACCCACACCTCCTGGTGTTATAACTCGAATCTTCCGTTCCTTGAACGCAGTAATCCACTTAGAATCGGTGCCAGAGTCTGTTATTATCCCGGAAATCTCATTGGGCTCTGCAAATTTTACAAAAGCAGTTCTACCAAACTTCGAATGGTCTGCCACAATGTAAGATGTCGATGCAATTTTAATCATTATCTTTTTAATTTCAGCTTCCAGCAAGTTTGTAGTCGTTATAGCGTCCAGCGTAATGCCATTAGCCCCAATAAAAGCTATGTCTGCGTGTAATCTGGATAAAGTGTTTTCCGCTATTGGCCCCACTAAAGCTAGGGTTCCTTTTTTGAGGCTCCCTCCTGTAACTATCACTTCTATGTTTTTCCGCATTGAGAGCTCTTTGACTATATAAGGAGAGTTCGTGATTACAGTGATATTTTTGTCTTCCATGTTCCGGGCTATTTCCAGGGTAGTCGTTCCAGAATCCAAAACTATAATGTCGCCGTCCTTTATAAGACTGTTAGCCAGTTTTCCAATTTCTTCCTTAGCAGATTTCTCAAGGGGCTCTTTTTCGAAGAACGTGGGTTCATGAGAAAAGTATTCTATTGCCATAGCACCGCCATGAGTGCGAATTATCTGTCTTTTCCTTTCTAAAAAAGCCAAGTCCCTTCTTATCGTCGGTTCTGAAACGTTGAGCATTTTGGCTAGTTCAGAGACAGTCATACTCTTATGTTTTTGCAGGAGCTCCAAGATTTTGGTTCTTCGTTCTTCCGCGAACATAAGTCATCGCCTAATCAATCTCGATCATATTTTTGTGATTGTGATCATTTATGATTATTTGTGATTGATTATATAAGTGTTACGGTACTGGGCAGATACCTTTCGAATAACTCAATTATATCAACCAAGCATTAAATCGAATAATGGACTAAACAAGGGCAAAATATTTCTCTGTTTTTTAATTGCCAGAAGTTTTGGTTAGCAAATTCTTTTACTGCCACGATTTTCTCTCTAATGAGATTTTAGGTGGTAGGGCGCCTAAAACGAAGAATTGTTTGGTTAGTCATTCTCCAAGATTTTCATTTTTATCTGAAGTGTTGCCCAAGTTAGACCGACTTCCACACCCTATAGTTTGAGCCCCCCACTACTTGTCTCAACAGTATCCGAAAGGTCTACACAACTCTTTTAAAATGCTCTTAGATATTGTGCTCGGTGGTGAGGGTTATGAGGATCGCGGTCATCGATTACGATAAGTGCAATCCGGACAAGTGTGGGCACTTCTTGTGTGAGAGGGTTTGTCCAGTGAACAGAATGGGCGGAGAAGCTATAGTTATCGACGAGGACAACTACAAGCCTGTTATCCAAGAGGCGAGCTGTACCGGTTGTGGGATATGTGTGCACAAGTGTCCGTTCAAGGCGATAACGATAGTTAACCTTCCCGAGGAGCTGAAAGAAGGCTGTGTGCACAGATATGGAGTTAACGGCTTCGCCCTTTACAGATTGCCAGTCCTCAAGGAGGGAATGGTTGTTGGTATCTTGGGTCCAAACGGTACTGGTAAGACAACCGCGGTTAAGATACTCTCCGGGGAAATGATTCCCAACCTCTGCGGGTCAAATGACAGCTGGGAGAATGTCATAAGGATGTTCAGGGGGAATGAGCTCCAGAACTACTTTGAGAGGCTTAAAGAAGGCAATGTAAAGAAAGTGGTTAAGCCCCAATACGTTGATTTAATCCCCAAAGTCGTTAAAGGAAAGGTAAGGGATTTGCTCAAAAGAGCTGACGAGAGAGGAATACTGGATAAGCTCGTTGAAGAGCTCGAACTTTCAAATATCTTGGATAGAGAGATTCAGCATTTAAGTGGTGGTGAACTGCAGAGGGTAGCGATAGCAGCGGCTATAGCCAGGGATGCGGATTTCTACTTCTTTGATGAACCATCATCATACCTCGACATAAGGCAAAGGCTCAAAGTTGCCAAAGCCATTAGAAAGCTGGCAGAAGAAGGGAAGTCCGTTGTAGTTGTTGAGCACGACTTGGCAGTTCTGGATTATCTTAGCGACATTATACACATAGTCTATGGTAAGCCCGGTGCTTACGGTATTTTCTCTATGCCAAAAGGGACAAGAGTTGGTATAAATGCCTTCTTGGAAGGTTATCTCCCCGAGGAAAACGTCAGATTCAGGCCGTACCAAATAAGGTTTACAAAGCTTAGTGAGAGGCACAGCCAGGCTGGAGACGTTCTGGTGGAGTATCCAAGGCTTGTAAAGGACTATGGAAGCTTTAGGCTTGAAGCCGAAGGAGGAACACTATACAGGGGAGAAGTTGTAAGCATAGTGGGACCCAACGGTATAGGTAAGACTACTTTTGTGAAAATGCTTGCCGGCGTTGAGGAACCGACAGAAGGAAAAGTCGAGTGGGAGCTTAGGGTAAGCTACAAGCCGCAGTACATAAAAGCCGACTACGAGGGAACGGTCTATGAGCTTTTAAGCAAAATCGATGCGGCAAAACTCATGAGCAACTTCTACAAAACCGAGCTTCTTAACCCCTTGGGCATCCCCGACCTCTATGACAGAGCAGTAAATGACTTAAGTGGTGGTGAACTGCAGAGGGTAGCAATAGCAGCCTGTCTTTTAAGGGATGCCGACTTGTATCTTCTAGACGAGCCTTCAGCTTATCTTGATGTTGAGCAGCGCCTGGCCGTTTCAAGGGCAATAAGACATCTAATGGAAAAGAACGAGAAAACCGCGCTCGTAGTTGAGCACGACGTGCTGATGATTGACTACATAAGCGATCGCATAATGGTCTTCGAGGGTGAGCCAGGAAAGTACGGTAGGGCTTTACCTCCAATGGGGATGAGAGAAGGAATGAACAGGTTCCTGGCAAACGTGGGCATAACCTTCAGAAGAGACCCTGACACAGGAAGGCCAAGAGCAAACAAAGAGGGAAGCGTTAAGGACAGGGAGCAAAAGGAAATAGGGGAATACTATTACGTGAGCGAGTAGCCGAAGATTTTTCGTATCACGTTTAGGTTTTTGTTTTTTGCTTTTAATCGTTTTTGAGGGTTTCTTTTTGAATTTTGAACTTTAAACTCGGTTTGGAAATCTTTAGTAACTAAAAGTTGCTATCTAACAAAGAGTTGCAAAATCTAATGAATTTTGTAACGAAATTTTTTTCGGAGTTTTGAACGGAGCAAATTTAGGGGTTCTTTTGTATGCTCTCCTCATGGAGGTTGGATCTTTTTCTTTTTAATTCGTTTTTAGGGGTTTATTTTTGGTTTAATTTGTTGTTCTTGCTCTGGGAATCTCGTGTATATGGTTGTGCATGAGAAAATTAGCAAAGTTTCACGCGATTTGTTCTGTGAAAATACATTCTTTGGGCTTTGATTAAAGGTATGGGAAGGCTTCTTTAACGACCCTTTGTCGAAAGGCTTATAATATTCAAGCTCTCTAATAGGTTTACAAGAGATTTGGGAGAAAATTCGCCCCTGTTCCAATAAGACTTTAAAAGAATTGAAAGCTCTCGAAAATTATACTCATCAAATACGGAACAAGGAGGTTCCAATAAGACTTTAAAAGAATTGAAAGTCGCTTTAATTTTTTTATAATGCTCTGTCGCTTCCTCGGTTCCAATAAGACTTTAAAAGAATTGAAAGTTCTAATAGTAGTTCTGCATCTTTGCGAGTGTATCCGTAGTTCCAATAAGACTTTAAAAGAATTGAAAGTTTCCGAGCACATATACCATGAGTGCCAAAACAATGATGAGTTCCAATAAGACTTTAAAAGAATTGAAAGACTCCAAAACGGTTTATGGTAACATTTGAAGTGAAATGTTCCAATAAGACTTTAAAAGAATTGAAAGTCAATAAAGCTCAACTGTTCTCCGAAAAACTTCATCTGTTCCAATAAGACTTTAAAAGAATTGAAAGTGGAGGCCTTAAGATAGGGTAAAAACCTTGAATCTTGTTCCAATAAGACTTTAAAAGAATTGAAAGACGTATTGGAGGTTATCACCAGAGCTGGCGTCGGATGCGTTCCAATAAGACTTTAAAAGAATTGAAAGCTAAAATAAGCTTAAAATTCGATTATGAAAACAGATTGTTCCAATAAGACTTTAAAAGAATTGAAAGACCATGTCGAGGATAAATGGAGGCAGATTAACATGAAGGTTCCAATAAGACTTTAAAAGAATTGAAAGTCTGCAACGCCAAGCAGAACAGCTGGATCGAGCGCAACGTTCCAATAAGACTTTAAAAGAATTGAAAGTAATATTCACCTTTAGTCACTTTCACCACCTTTTAATGTTCCAATAAGACTTTAAAAGAATTGAAAGTGTTAATCCCGATAGCTTCTTCCTCATCGATATCATAGTTCCAATAAGACTTTAAAAGAATTGAAAGAAGAGAATATGCTAAGGTTAGGGCGTTCGTTGATAAGTTCCAATAAGACTTTAAAAGAATTGAAAGATCTGGTCGCCGACGGTGAAGGCTGCTCCCAAGACCGTTCCAATAAGACTTTAAAAGAATTGAAAGACCATTTTCACTGTGAAGTTCTGCAGGAACGCATTGGTGTTCCAATAAGACTTTAAAAGAATTGAAAGAATAGGAATAAATGGAAAGTTAAGCTGATAGTTAGCGTAGTTCCAATAAGACTTTAAAAGAATTGAAAGGTGGCAATAAACCAGTTCGTTAGCGTCGACACTACAGGTTCCAATAAGACTTTAAAAGAATTGAAAGCTGTACTGCTTAGGGAGCTCAACATAACCCACCATTTAGTTCCAATAAGACTTTAAAAGAATTGAAAGTCGTGTCTTTGGTACGTGTATCAATAACTTCAAAATGTGTTCCAATAAGACTTTAAAAGAATTGAAAGATGAAGAATATCCCCAAATATGTTACAGATGGCCCTGAGTTCCAATAAGACTTTAAAAGAATTGAAAGCTTTAACCCACACTACTGCACTCTTGTTTACCTCGTCCCACGTTCCAATAAGACTTTAAAAGAATTGAAAGTATTCCTCTGCCCCAAACTCTGGGGTTGGCTCCTGCTCCGTTCCAGTTCCAATAAGACTTTAAAAGAATTGAAAGAAAACTTGAGCTTTTACCAGACGCGGTGAATTTTGTCGGTTCCAATAAGACTTTAA comes from Thermococcus aggregans and encodes:
- a CDS encoding PTS sugar transporter subunit IIA, whose translation is MTEVKELFREELIKMELEGSNKKEVIMELIELLYEHGVVKDKEKFFEDVWAREQVTPTGVGFGIAIPHAKSSAVVTPTVAIGKSTKGVDFEAIDGKPVHLVFLIGVPENAPDLHLKILSSLSRRLVHEEFREALMKAKSPHEIVEILSKNIEG
- a CDS encoding DeoR/GlpR family DNA-binding transcription regulator, with the translated sequence MFAEERRTKILELLQKHKSMTVSELAKMLNVSEPTIRRDLAFLERKRQIIRTHGGAMAIEYFSHEPTFFEKEPLEKSAKEEIGKLANSLIKDGDIIVLDSGTTTLEIARNMEDKNITVITNSPYIVKELSMRKNIEVIVTGGSLKKGTLALVGPIAENTLSRLHADIAFIGANGITLDAITTTNLLEAEIKKIMIKIASTSYIVADHSKFGRTAFVKFAEPNEISGIITDSGTDSKWITAFKERKIRVITPGGVGG
- the pfkB gene encoding 1-phosphofructokinase codes for the protein MILTVAMNPAIDKTLFVEELKLGATNRAVDVSRNIGGKGINVAKNARALGAEVAVVGFIGEKSKHVFEDYLSSLGIKYDFVIIPNVNVRENIKLIETSTGQLTEINERGPDVDHQLFEVLKQKISQYSKQADVTVLSGSLPRGLSASAYKEIITEIRENTRVILDASGEALKQGIEASPFMIKPNLQEFSQLLGRDLKEIDEIVAAAKKLIEEYGISVICVSMGARGSVTITPEAAYYAEPLYIEDVKTPVGAGDALVAGFAYGFEKGLDIADAIKIATATASASLMLEDTGPIDLEVFRTLLPRIKITEVR
- a CDS encoding ribosome biogenesis/translation initiation ATPase RLI produces the protein MRIAVIDYDKCNPDKCGHFLCERVCPVNRMGGEAIVIDEDNYKPVIQEASCTGCGICVHKCPFKAITIVNLPEELKEGCVHRYGVNGFALYRLPVLKEGMVVGILGPNGTGKTTAVKILSGEMIPNLCGSNDSWENVIRMFRGNELQNYFERLKEGNVKKVVKPQYVDLIPKVVKGKVRDLLKRADERGILDKLVEELELSNILDREIQHLSGGELQRVAIAAAIARDADFYFFDEPSSYLDIRQRLKVAKAIRKLAEEGKSVVVVEHDLAVLDYLSDIIHIVYGKPGAYGIFSMPKGTRVGINAFLEGYLPEENVRFRPYQIRFTKLSERHSQAGDVLVEYPRLVKDYGSFRLEAEGGTLYRGEVVSIVGPNGIGKTTFVKMLAGVEEPTEGKVEWELRVSYKPQYIKADYEGTVYELLSKIDAAKLMSNFYKTELLNPLGIPDLYDRAVNDLSGGELQRVAIAACLLRDADLYLLDEPSAYLDVEQRLAVSRAIRHLMEKNEKTALVVEHDVLMIDYISDRIMVFEGEPGKYGRALPPMGMREGMNRFLANVGITFRRDPDTGRPRANKEGSVKDREQKEIGEYYYVSE
- a CDS encoding PTS fructose transporter subunit IIC encodes the protein MATTACPTGIAHTYMAAEALENAAKKLGVEIKVETQGARGAENQLSKKDIEEADAVIVAAATKVDLSRFKGKPIVEVPLQEAIKNAEAVLQRAIELAKEERAHKKETAQKVPKKSDEARKSSSKDIIPVSSVSGAYRHLLTGVSFMIPFVVAGGVLIALSFVFGIHAFEKEGTLAWALMKIGGGAAFKLFVPVLAGYIAYSIADKPGLAPGMIGGFLAVDMGAGFLGGIVAGYLAGYLVDYLKKVKVPEYLSGLYIIFVIPVVSVLVVGLLMVYVIGNPIASVTTALRNWLNGMSDMEAAAFGFILGAMMAFDMGGPVNKAAYTFAVGLLSENIFTPMAAVMAAGMTPPLGLALATTLKKELFTEDEIEAGKAAWILGISFITEGAIPFAAADPFRVIPSIMAGSAITGALSMALGIELRAPHGGIFAIIMPNVVNNPLAYLGVIAIGTVVTALIVIAVKKYTRREVTSS